In Streptomyces venezuelae, the sequence TTCCCGATCTTGGCGCGCTGGCCGCTCATCAGCTGGGACAGCATGGGCGCCGACAGTCCGAGGACGGCAGCGAGGCGGGCCTGGTTCAAGCCGAGGTCATCTATGAGCCGGCGGAAGAGCGCTCCCAGCGGCTCCCCGTACCAACTGCGCTGAAGTTCTCTGGCTCTGGCCGTGGCCTCTTGTTGTACTGCGTCCACTCTTACTACTCCCCTTCGCTGGTGCGAACCTCGCGAGCATCTTACGGAGAGTGGTCGCACGGCGGGAGTCCCTATCATTTTGCGAGATGAGGGGGTACACCCGGTACTCTGTTCTGCGGAACGACCACACCGCCCGTACGGGAGGAGTGCGTCCACTTCCACGGGGCCTTAGCTCAGTTGGTAGAGCGCTGCCTTTGCAAGGCAGATGTCAGGAGTTCGAATCTCCTAGGCTCCACCCCATGAAATGCCCTCCGACCTGCGGAAACGCGGAGTCGGAGGGCATTTTTCATGCCGGTCTGCGCGCCGCGTGGGTGCCGCGGAGAGCGCGGCGCGGGCGGGCTCCGTGGTGAACTGCCCCGTGCCGTCCGGCCCCTGGGCGGGGGTGCGGGTCAGGCGGTGCTTCCGGCGGGGCCGCCGCGCAGCAGGATGGCGATGACGGCGCACAGTGCGGCGCAGACCGCGGCCAGTCCCCACAGGACGGTGTGGAAGGCGGAGTCGTAGGACCCGGCGAGGAAGCGGGCGAAGGCCTCGGTGTCCACCGCACCGGACAGCTCCGCGGCCCGGGCGAGGTCGCCGCCCGCCGCCCGTTCGGCGACCTGTTCCGCCTGCGCGGCGCCGGCGTACCCGCCGATGCCGTCCTCGACGCGGGAGCGGAGCACGGTCGCGAGGGCCGATCCGTACACCGCGACGGCGATGGCCTCGCTGCCGAGCCGCAGGGTGTTGAGGAAGCCCGCCGCCATGCCCGCCTTGGCCGGGTCGACCAGTTCCAGGGCCTGGCCGTCCACGAGCCCCGCCGACAGGCCCATGCCGGCGCCGGTGACGAGCATCGGCACGGCGACGACGAGGACCGCCGCGTCGGGCGAGAACAGGGTGAGCGCCAGATCGCCGACGACGAGGCAGCCGAGGCTGACGTGGACGAGGGTGAGCGCGGGCACCCCGCGGGTGACCAGCTTCGCGGCGAGCGCCGGGCAGAGCAGCACCGGAGCGGTGAGCAGCAGCATGGTCAGGCCGGCCGCGCCGCTGTCGCGGCCGGTGACCGCGGTCAGGTAGCTCGGCAGGTACGTGAGCATGGTGACGAACCCGAAGGACGCGGCGACCGGGACCAGGCACAGGCCGACGAAGCGCCGGTCGCGCAGCAGGCTCAGGTCCAGCACGGGGTGCTCCCGGCGGTTTTCGACGGCGGCGAAGGCCGCGAGGACCACGACCGTGCCCGCGAACAGCCCGAGGACGCCCGGGCTCCCCCAGCCCCACTGCGAGCCCTGGACGATGGCGGTGGTCAGCAGCACCATCGCGACGACGAACAGCGCGCTGCCCGCCACGTCGACGCGCGCCCCGCTGCCGCCGTCGGCCGGCACGGCCCGGGCGACGGCGGGTACCGCGAGCAGTACGAGGAGCAGGGCGAGGGCGTGCACCGCGAACACCCAGCGCCAGCCGAGGCCCTGGACGAGCGCCCCGGCCAGGGAGGGGCCGATCGCGACCCCGGCGCCCGCGACGGTGCCGAACAGCGCGAAGGCCCTGGCGCGCGCCGGGCCGTCGAACACGGTCGCGATGATCGCCGCGCCGCAGGAGAAGATCGCCGCGCCGCCGGTTCCGGCGAGCGCGCGGGTGGCGTCCAGCCAGAGCACGTCGGTGGCGAGCGCGCCGCCGAGGGAGGCCACGGCGTAGACGGCGGCGCCGGCGGCGAAGGCCTTGACGCGGCCGACGATGTCGGCGACGGAACCCCAGACGAGGGTGAAGCAGGCGAAGGCGACGTTGAAGGCGTTCACCACCCACTGCAGGGGTCCGAGGCCGGCGTGGGTGTCGGCGCCGATCTCGGGCAGGGCCACGGCGGTGCCCGAGATCGACATCGGGACGACGAACACCGCGAGGAGGACGGCGGCCAGGGTCGCCGTGCGGCCCGTCCGCCCCTTCTCCCGTAACGGTGGGGCGGCCGACGTCGTGGTCTGCGTACTCATGGGGCGCGACTCCAGGCTCGGCCCGGCCGACTGGCGGCCAGGTTCGGTTTTGATCGAACCTAAAGCTGGCACGGGACATAGGTATGATGCAAGTCGTACCTGAGAAAGGAGGGCGCGATGCCCGACGAGGACGGCCACCCCTCGCCGGAGGAGATGAGCCTGCAGGCCGTGCTGAACGCGCTCTCCGACCCCCTGCGCTACGCCGTCGTGAGCGAGCTGCTGAGGGAACCGGCGGGCACGGCGCGCACCTGCGCCTCCTTCAACCTCCCGGTCTCGAAGTCGACGACCACCCACCACTTCCGGATCCTGCGCGAGGCGGGTCTGGTGAGGCAGGTGGACCGTGGCAACAGCCGGGCGGCGACGCTGCGCCGCGCGGACCTGGACCGGCGCTTCCCCGGCCTGCTCGACCTGATCGACGCCGACCGCTGAGGACGCCTCCGCCGGGCCGGCGCCGGCCCGGCTGCAGGAGTCGGCCGGCCCGCCGCCAGGGCCGGCCGTGCGGCGACGGTGGGAACACCGTCGCCGCCGAAGGACTGGGCGGTCAGCGGTCGCGCAGTTCCAGCGTGCAGCACTTGACGCTGCCGCCGGCCTTGAGCAGCTCGGAGAGTTCCACCCCGATCGGCTCGAAGCCGCGGGCCCGCAGCTTCGCGTGCAGGCCGGTGGCCGCGGCGGGCAGGAGCACGTGGCGGCCGTCGGAGAAGGCGTTGAGGCCGAAGACGGCCGCGTCCTCGGCGGTGGCCAGGATCGCGGTGGGGAACATCGCGCGCAGTACGGCCTGGCTGCCCTGGGAGAAGGCGGCCGGGTAGTACATCACCTCGTCCTCGGACAGCACGGAGAGCGCGGTGTCCAGGTGGTAGTACTCCGGGTTCACCAGGGTCAGCGAGGTGACCGGGAGGCCGAAGAACTCCTGGGCCTCCGCGTGGGAACGCGGGTCCGTACGGAAGCCGGTACCGGCCAGCAGGCGGCGGCCGACGGTGAGGATGTCGCCCTCGCCCTCGTTGACGTACTCGGGCCACAGCGAGTCGGTGTAGCCGCGGCCCTCCAGCCACCGCAGGTACGCGGGCCCTTCGGCGGTGCGCTCCGCGTGCCGGAAGCGGGCCCCGTAGACCTTGCCGTCGACGACGGTGGCGCCGTTGGCCGCGAACACCATGTCGGGCAGGCCC encodes:
- a CDS encoding MFS transporter, with the translated sequence MSTQTTTSAAPPLREKGRTGRTATLAAVLLAVFVVPMSISGTAVALPEIGADTHAGLGPLQWVVNAFNVAFACFTLVWGSVADIVGRVKAFAAGAAVYAVASLGGALATDVLWLDATRALAGTGGAAIFSCGAAIIATVFDGPARARAFALFGTVAGAGVAIGPSLAGALVQGLGWRWVFAVHALALLLVLLAVPAVARAVPADGGSGARVDVAGSALFVVAMVLLTTAIVQGSQWGWGSPGVLGLFAGTVVVLAAFAAVENRREHPVLDLSLLRDRRFVGLCLVPVAASFGFVTMLTYLPSYLTAVTGRDSGAAGLTMLLLTAPVLLCPALAAKLVTRGVPALTLVHVSLGCLVVGDLALTLFSPDAAVLVVAVPMLVTGAGMGLSAGLVDGQALELVDPAKAGMAAGFLNTLRLGSEAIAVAVYGSALATVLRSRVEDGIGGYAGAAQAEQVAERAAGGDLARAAELSGAVDTEAFARFLAGSYDSAFHTVLWGLAAVCAALCAVIAILLRGGPAGSTA
- a CDS encoding ArsR/SmtB family transcription factor, with the protein product MPDEDGHPSPEEMSLQAVLNALSDPLRYAVVSELLREPAGTARTCASFNLPVSKSTTTHHFRILREAGLVRQVDRGNSRAATLRRADLDRRFPGLLDLIDADR
- the ddaH gene encoding dimethylargininase, giving the protein MPLTEPITPAGALYRSENPARVATRRRLLMCRPRHYDVTYSINPWMNPQHATDNALAVSQWEGLRDLYLELGHVVEEIDPIEGLPDMVFAANGATVVDGKVYGARFRHAERTAEGPAYLRWLEGRGYTDSLWPEYVNEGEGDILTVGRRLLAGTGFRTDPRSHAEAQEFFGLPVTSLTLVNPEYYHLDTALSVLSEDEVMYYPAAFSQGSQAVLRAMFPTAILATAEDAAVFGLNAFSDGRHVLLPAAATGLHAKLRARGFEPIGVELSELLKAGGSVKCCTLELRDR